From a single Streptomyces misionensis genomic region:
- a CDS encoding discoidin domain-containing protein: MRTRPTRWRALGVAMAAMAALVALPLTHTPAAAAETPLSQGKTATASSTENAGTPASAAVDGDTGTRWSSAATDDQWLQVDLGATTSVTRVVLDWETAYGKDYKIQISQDAGTWTDLKSVTGSDGGTDTLDVSGQGRYVRLQGVHRATQWGYSLWEFQVFGSASGSQAGCGSANDAQGKPASASSTENAGTPASAAFDGDPGTRWSSQAADPQWVQVDLGSVKDICQVALNWEAAYGKDFQIQTSNDGQSWSTLKSVTGATGGTASYDVSGSGRYLRIYGTARGTGYGYSLWEVAVHTTGTGTPPVVGGGDLGPNVIVVDPSTPNLQQKFDQVFAQQESNQFGTDRYQFLLKPGTYNGINAQIGFYTSISGLGLNPDDTQINGDVTVDAGWFNGNATQNFWRSAENLAITPSHGDDRWAVAQAAPFRRIHVKGGLNLAPNGYGWASGGYIADSKIDGTVGPYSQQQWYTRDSSIGGWTNGVWNMTFSGVQGAPATNFDTGPYTTLDNTPVSREKPFLYLDGSAYKVFVPAKRTNARGVSWPANAGTSIPLDQFYVVKPGATAATINAALAQGLNLLFTPGVYHLDQTIEVDRANTVVLGLGLATLVPDNGIDAMHVADVDGVRLAGFLIDAGPVNSDTLLRIGPPGASADHSANPTTMQDVFVRIGGAGPGLATNSVVVNSNNVIIDHTWLWRADHGSGVGWDTNRADYGLRVNGNDVLATGLFVEHFNKYDVYWNGERGRTIFFQNEKAYDAPNAAAITHDGIVGYAAYKVADSVTSHEAWGLGSYCNYTSDPSIVQAHGFQVPTASGIKMHDLLVISLGGMGQYAHVVNSTGAPTSGTGTVPSKVTSFP, from the coding sequence ATGAGAACACGTCCCACCCGCTGGAGAGCCCTGGGGGTCGCGATGGCCGCCATGGCCGCGCTCGTCGCCCTGCCCCTCACCCACACCCCGGCCGCCGCCGCCGAAACCCCCCTGTCCCAGGGGAAGACGGCCACCGCCTCCTCCACCGAGAACGCCGGTACCCCCGCCTCCGCCGCCGTGGACGGTGACACCGGCACCCGCTGGTCCTCGGCCGCCACCGACGACCAGTGGCTCCAGGTGGACCTCGGCGCCACCACGTCCGTCACCCGGGTGGTCCTCGACTGGGAGACCGCCTACGGCAAGGACTACAAGATCCAGATATCGCAGGACGCCGGAACCTGGACCGACCTGAAGTCCGTCACCGGTTCCGACGGCGGCACCGACACCCTCGACGTGTCCGGACAAGGCCGCTACGTGCGCCTCCAGGGCGTGCACCGGGCGACCCAATGGGGCTACTCCCTCTGGGAGTTCCAGGTGTTCGGCTCGGCGTCCGGCAGCCAGGCCGGCTGCGGCAGCGCCAACGACGCCCAGGGGAAGCCCGCTTCGGCCTCCTCCACCGAGAACGCCGGCACCCCCGCCTCCGCCGCCTTCGACGGCGACCCCGGCACCCGCTGGTCCAGCCAGGCCGCCGACCCGCAGTGGGTGCAGGTCGACCTCGGCTCCGTGAAGGACATCTGCCAGGTCGCGCTGAACTGGGAGGCCGCCTACGGCAAGGACTTCCAGATCCAGACGTCGAACGACGGACAGAGCTGGAGCACCCTGAAGAGCGTCACCGGCGCCACCGGCGGCACCGCGTCGTACGACGTCAGCGGTTCCGGCCGGTATCTGCGGATCTACGGCACCGCGCGCGGCACCGGCTACGGCTACTCCCTGTGGGAGGTGGCCGTGCACACCACGGGCACCGGCACCCCGCCGGTCGTGGGCGGCGGCGACCTCGGCCCGAACGTCATCGTCGTGGACCCCTCCACCCCCAACCTCCAGCAGAAGTTCGACCAGGTCTTCGCACAGCAGGAGTCGAACCAGTTCGGCACCGACCGCTACCAGTTCCTGCTGAAGCCCGGCACCTACAACGGCATCAACGCCCAGATCGGCTTCTACACCTCGATCTCCGGACTCGGCCTGAACCCCGACGACACCCAGATCAACGGTGACGTCACCGTCGACGCCGGCTGGTTCAACGGCAACGCCACCCAGAACTTCTGGCGTTCGGCGGAGAACCTCGCCATCACACCGTCCCACGGCGACGACCGCTGGGCTGTCGCCCAGGCCGCGCCGTTCCGCCGCATCCACGTCAAGGGCGGGCTCAACCTGGCGCCCAACGGCTACGGCTGGGCCTCCGGCGGCTACATCGCCGACTCGAAGATCGACGGCACCGTCGGCCCGTACTCCCAGCAGCAGTGGTACACCCGCGACAGCTCGATCGGCGGCTGGACCAACGGCGTGTGGAACATGACCTTCTCCGGCGTCCAGGGCGCCCCCGCCACCAACTTCGACACCGGCCCCTACACCACCCTGGACAACACGCCCGTCTCCCGCGAGAAGCCCTTCCTCTACCTGGACGGCTCCGCCTACAAGGTGTTCGTACCGGCCAAGCGCACCAACGCCCGGGGCGTGTCCTGGCCGGCGAACGCGGGCACCTCCATCCCGCTCGACCAGTTCTACGTCGTCAAGCCCGGCGCGACCGCGGCCACCATCAACGCGGCCCTCGCCCAGGGCCTCAACCTCCTGTTCACGCCCGGCGTCTACCACCTCGACCAGACCATCGAGGTCGACCGGGCCAACACCGTCGTCCTCGGCCTGGGCCTCGCCACCCTGGTCCCGGACAACGGCATCGACGCCATGCACGTGGCCGACGTCGACGGGGTCAGGCTCGCCGGCTTCCTCATCGACGCGGGACCGGTCAACTCCGACACACTGCTGCGCATCGGTCCGCCCGGCGCGAGCGCCGACCACTCCGCCAACCCCACCACCATGCAGGACGTGTTCGTCCGCATCGGCGGCGCCGGACCCGGCCTCGCCACCAACTCCGTGGTCGTCAACAGCAACAACGTGATCATCGACCACACCTGGCTCTGGCGGGCCGACCACGGCAGCGGCGTCGGCTGGGACACCAACCGCGCCGACTACGGACTGCGCGTCAACGGCAACGACGTCCTCGCCACCGGCCTGTTCGTCGAACACTTCAACAAGTACGACGTCTACTGGAACGGCGAGCGCGGCCGCACGATCTTCTTCCAGAACGAGAAGGCGTACGACGCCCCGAACGCCGCCGCCATCACCCACGACGGCATCGTCGGCTACGCGGCCTACAAGGTCGCCGACTCCGTCACCAGCCATGAGGCGTGGGGCCTGGGCAGCTACTGCAACTACACGTCCGATCCGTCGATCGTGCAGGCCCACGGCTTCCAGGTGCCCACCGCATCCGGCATCAAGATGCACGACCTGCTCGTGATCTCCCTCGGCGGCATGGGCCAGTACGCCCACGTCGTCAACAGCACCGGCGCACCCACCTCGGGAACCGGCACCGTCCCGTCCAAGGTGACCTCCTTCCCGTGA
- a CDS encoding inositol monophosphatase family protein, with the protein MTIINGESDARLAVTAARAGAAVVRDLYGGRLARYEKTAGDFATEADLAAERAVLDVLRTARPDDAVTGEESGRSGAAEAHRRWLVDPLCGTLNYAVSTMLVGVNVALRVGGEVTAAATADPFSGEVFWTDGTQARLSTEHGDEELTPSAASALVDVNLDPPFPNAPGFRAALLLADPGFAERFRPRVISSTLAVAWVAAGRRAAYVTDGHLADSVHFAAGIALCRAAGCTVTGLYGEPVHTGAGGLVAAADPATHAALLELVRRQRG; encoded by the coding sequence TGACGATCATCAACGGGGAATCCGACGCCCGCCTGGCCGTGACCGCGGCACGGGCGGGCGCCGCCGTCGTCCGCGACCTGTACGGCGGCCGGCTCGCACGGTACGAGAAGACCGCGGGCGACTTCGCGACCGAGGCCGACCTGGCCGCCGAACGGGCCGTCCTGGACGTGCTGCGCACCGCCCGCCCGGACGACGCCGTCACCGGCGAGGAGAGCGGCCGCAGCGGCGCCGCCGAAGCCCACCGCCGCTGGCTGGTCGACCCGCTGTGCGGCACCCTCAACTACGCCGTGTCCACCATGCTCGTCGGCGTCAACGTCGCCCTGCGGGTGGGCGGTGAGGTCACCGCCGCCGCGACGGCCGACCCGTTCTCCGGCGAGGTCTTCTGGACGGACGGCACCCAGGCCCGGCTGAGCACCGAACACGGCGACGAGGAGCTGACCCCGTCCGCCGCCTCCGCGCTGGTGGACGTCAACCTCGACCCGCCGTTCCCTAACGCCCCCGGCTTCCGGGCGGCACTCCTGCTCGCCGACCCGGGCTTCGCCGAGCGGTTCCGGCCCCGGGTGATCTCCAGCACCCTCGCCGTCGCCTGGGTGGCCGCCGGCCGCCGGGCCGCCTATGTCACCGACGGCCACCTCGCCGACAGCGTGCACTTCGCGGCGGGCATCGCCCTGTGCCGGGCGGCCGGCTGCACGGTGACCGGGCTGTACGGGGAACCGGTGCACACCGGCGCGGGCGGGCTGGTGGCGGCGGCCGACCCGGCGACGCATGCCGCGCTGCTCGAACTGGTGCGGCGGCAGCGGGGCTGA